One genomic region from Haloterrigena gelatinilytica encodes:
- a CDS encoding glycosyltransferase family 4 protein: MRVLMAPFFEGNQYLELLSSSLEQKGVEVKRSTTARPLALPLLDVLRTDADVFHLHWTHVYFLFGSYERFYRIPLVKYACWAFSLFFLVQLYLINLFCDRMVWTVHNKCNHERRYEEMDRWVGQQVFSLVDAVQVWDDNTKRELAEYLDVSTTKMVAIPHGNYHPFYPPDEQLSKRKARSSLGLPQNKRIFLYFGMIRPYKQVPKLLNVWSDLDPEGAHLIVAGKPKHEDLIPLIRSVAADRDDVTENLQYISDDEVQTYFAACDLTVFPYKHIYSSGSAVLAMSMGRPFVAPAQGAIPSLGSDKNIVYEDDSLKSAIEKALQVDSDTLCLIGRQNIRRADHTHSWDKIGDAVFSLYRR; the protein is encoded by the coding sequence ATGCGCGTTCTTATGGCTCCCTTTTTCGAGGGAAATCAGTATCTCGAATTGCTTAGTTCGAGTCTTGAACAGAAGGGTGTAGAGGTCAAGCGGTCAACGACCGCTCGCCCTTTAGCCCTGCCCCTCCTTGACGTCCTCCGAACGGATGCTGATGTGTTTCACCTTCACTGGACTCACGTATACTTTCTTTTCGGGAGTTATGAGCGGTTCTACCGTATTCCTTTGGTAAAATACGCGTGCTGGGCATTTTCGCTGTTCTTTCTCGTCCAACTCTACCTTATCAATCTCTTTTGTGACCGTATGGTCTGGACAGTACATAACAAATGCAATCATGAACGGCGATACGAGGAGATGGACCGGTGGGTTGGTCAGCAAGTTTTTTCGTTGGTTGATGCCGTCCAGGTCTGGGATGACAATACGAAGCGCGAGTTAGCTGAGTATTTGGATGTTTCAACGACGAAAATGGTTGCTATTCCCCACGGGAACTATCACCCCTTTTACCCCCCTGATGAGCAACTGTCAAAACGTAAAGCACGTTCATCCCTTGGACTACCTCAAAACAAACGGATCTTCCTCTATTTTGGGATGATCCGACCTTACAAACAAGTGCCAAAGTTACTCAATGTTTGGTCTGACTTAGATCCCGAGGGCGCACATCTTATCGTCGCAGGAAAACCGAAGCACGAAGACTTAATTCCCCTGATCCGAAGCGTAGCTGCCGATCGTGATGATGTGACTGAAAATTTGCAATACATCTCCGACGACGAGGTACAGACATATTTTGCTGCTTGTGATCTCACAGTGTTTCCTTATAAGCATATTTATAGTTCAGGTTCAGCTGTCCTTGCTATGAGCATGGGTCGACCGTTCGTGGCACCTGCTCAGGGTGCAATACCTAGCTTAGGTTCGGATAAAAACATAGTCTATGAAGATGACTCCCTTAAATCCGCGATCGAAAAAGCTCTTCAAGTAGATAGTGACACACTCTGCCTTATCGGTCGCCAAAATATTCGCAGGGCAGATCACACTCACAGTTGGGACAAAATTGGAGATGCGGTCTTTTCCCTTTACCGCCGCTAA
- a CDS encoding flippase, translated as MSDSTETTGPSSTTFASIRMLFKSGAIVLFATYFDYAISFIGKILIADHLGKVDYGFVSVGIVLVSTVNTVALLGLSNGVSRYLPRYSDKEMHERIISSGFFLIITSSLTISALLFMFSEPIAIQIIQNRDATLVIRVFTVIAPFAVVRSYFYGTVQGLEKTVPKVIVENVLDPVLRITLIGGAVAFSLNQIGGIAAYSIPYVVTGILGLWYLVRRTPLSLKLPTKGVSGRGGMYRELLTFSVPLAVSGAMSMVLSDIDTYFLTFYSNVGSVGVYHVIYPIATILTSFLEAFAFLTIPLISRHHSKDDFRGMRHLYKTVVKWTVALSLPTFLVFVLEPSTVISSTFGAEYAEGGTALAVLSVGFFIHGFAGPSLAALTSMGHNRLVMYDTIIVAAVNVVLNFFLVPKYGLLGAAVATMLSYFVSNALGVVQLYKFADIQPFSREAIVLPVLAIGFFVGTQKFILGDGTSLQWIFSWAVVSSVGYGLVALYIVYGEEEREILRATVERILRK; from the coding sequence ATGTCTGACTCAACTGAAACCACTGGGCCGTCTTCTACGACTTTCGCCTCAATTCGAATGCTATTCAAGAGCGGGGCTATCGTCCTTTTCGCAACCTATTTCGATTATGCCATCTCGTTTATAGGAAAAATTTTAATAGCCGATCATCTCGGAAAAGTCGATTACGGGTTTGTCTCTGTCGGGATCGTGCTCGTCAGTACGGTCAATACGGTAGCTCTGCTAGGCCTGTCAAACGGGGTCTCACGTTATCTCCCTCGATACTCGGACAAAGAAATGCACGAGCGCATCATCTCGAGTGGATTTTTCCTTATCATTACTTCCTCACTCACGATCAGCGCTCTTTTGTTCATGTTTTCAGAACCCATCGCAATTCAAATTATCCAGAACAGGGACGCTACACTGGTCATCCGTGTGTTTACTGTCATAGCCCCGTTTGCAGTAGTACGCTCGTACTTCTACGGGACGGTACAAGGACTCGAAAAGACTGTTCCAAAGGTCATCGTCGAGAACGTTCTTGACCCGGTTCTCAGGATAACACTTATCGGTGGTGCCGTTGCATTTTCGCTTAATCAAATCGGCGGCATTGCTGCGTACTCAATTCCGTACGTCGTCACTGGTATTCTTGGACTTTGGTACCTCGTTCGACGGACGCCCCTCTCGTTGAAGTTGCCTACCAAAGGTGTCAGTGGTAGAGGTGGAATGTACCGAGAACTTCTCACGTTCTCCGTCCCCTTAGCAGTGAGTGGCGCAATGTCTATGGTTCTCTCGGACATCGATACGTACTTCTTGACGTTCTACTCAAATGTAGGTAGTGTTGGTGTTTACCACGTAATCTATCCGATTGCGACTATCCTGACCTCGTTCCTAGAGGCGTTCGCTTTCTTGACAATTCCACTTATCTCCCGCCACCATTCGAAAGACGATTTTCGGGGGATGCGTCACCTTTATAAGACTGTTGTAAAGTGGACAGTCGCACTTTCCCTGCCCACTTTCCTTGTATTCGTCCTTGAACCGTCAACGGTTATTTCGTCGACTTTCGGTGCAGAGTATGCAGAGGGTGGAACCGCATTAGCAGTGCTTTCTGTCGGGTTTTTCATTCATGGATTTGCTGGCCCGAGTCTGGCGGCTCTCACGTCGATGGGTCATAATCGACTGGTTATGTACGACACTATCATAGTTGCCGCGGTAAACGTGGTCTTGAATTTTTTCCTCGTACCAAAGTATGGACTGCTAGGCGCTGCCGTCGCCACGATGTTGTCCTATTTCGTATCGAACGCCCTTGGAGTCGTCCAGCTCTACAAATTCGCCGATATCCAACCGTTTTCTCGCGAAGCGATCGTCCTTCCAGTGCTAGCGATTGGGTTTTTCGTCGGTACTCAGAAATTCATACTCGGAGACGGAACAAGTCTTCAGTGGATCTTCTCGTGGGCAGTAGTGTCCTCAGTCGGGTACGGACTGGTGGCCCTATACATAGTGTACGGCGAAGAAGAGAGAGAGATCCTCCGTGCAACTGTCGAACGTATCCTTAGAAAGTAG
- a CDS encoding sulfatase-like hydrolase/transferase, producing the protein METDRPNILLVILDTTRAENCSLYGYQRETTPFLERFASEATVYTQARAPGPDSILSHVSMWSGLSVPDHGVYSYMEEIEAGHSIWEELRDEGYSTGAFTENPFFTIEDIGLCHGFQTVCGPLPKPFKSGLNPKEYVGSKEQFFRDAWQSKTPIRSGVNGLGTKFVNTKIGSRIEPYLSTNADDYVDAFLNWEREIETPWAAVVNLMDAHGPYYPSRKNDRWSSRADWRTQDDVDEMIWDFASGRRPWHDRKRLIGLYDGGIRDADAGVFHLVNQLKKRGELGNTLLVITADHGEAFGEESRIRDGIRISQHSTGLHECLTWVPLVVSRPGQSEGACIDKPVSLTRFYEVASAAARQQREPFVKDEPVLAATPGIENRMTMPETVRKHCPDDYDRYTGDLVAEYGMSEDGVTKTLRWKDRKATVVCPSPGSSYRTDYTTPDVELREFGTKSIAADKTETVDGNTLKRLQDLGYA; encoded by the coding sequence ATGGAAACAGATCGTCCCAATATTCTCTTGGTTATTCTAGACACTACCAGAGCAGAAAACTGCAGTTTGTACGGCTACCAGCGAGAAACAACGCCGTTTCTTGAACGGTTTGCGTCCGAAGCCACAGTATACACACAGGCAAGGGCTCCCGGGCCAGACAGTATTCTAAGTCATGTCAGCATGTGGAGTGGACTTAGCGTTCCCGACCATGGCGTCTACTCTTATATGGAGGAGATCGAGGCAGGACATTCCATCTGGGAGGAACTCCGTGACGAAGGGTATAGTACGGGGGCGTTCACTGAAAATCCGTTTTTCACTATTGAGGATATTGGACTCTGCCATGGATTCCAGACTGTTTGCGGGCCGCTCCCGAAACCGTTCAAGAGCGGGCTGAATCCAAAAGAATACGTCGGATCCAAAGAACAGTTTTTCAGAGATGCTTGGCAGAGTAAGACACCAATCCGGAGCGGAGTCAACGGACTCGGCACCAAATTCGTGAACACCAAGATCGGTTCCAGAATTGAACCGTATCTCTCAACGAATGCCGATGACTACGTCGACGCGTTCTTGAACTGGGAACGGGAGATTGAGACGCCGTGGGCAGCAGTCGTGAATCTGATGGACGCTCACGGCCCATATTACCCGTCGCGCAAAAACGACAGATGGAGCTCTCGTGCGGACTGGCGGACCCAGGATGACGTGGACGAGATGATCTGGGACTTCGCGAGCGGTCGGCGCCCTTGGCACGACAGAAAACGACTTATCGGTCTCTATGATGGTGGAATCCGAGACGCTGACGCGGGAGTTTTCCATCTCGTCAACCAGCTAAAAAAACGGGGAGAATTGGGGAACACCCTACTCGTGATTACAGCCGACCATGGGGAAGCATTTGGGGAGGAAAGCCGCATTCGAGACGGCATCCGAATTTCACAGCACTCGACCGGCCTACACGAGTGTCTGACGTGGGTCCCACTGGTGGTTTCACGTCCCGGTCAGTCAGAAGGCGCCTGTATCGATAAACCCGTATCGCTGACGAGGTTCTACGAGGTTGCCTCAGCAGCAGCTCGACAGCAACGAGAGCCGTTCGTGAAGGACGAGCCAGTCTTAGCGGCGACACCCGGCATCGAAAACCGCATGACGATGCCCGAAACCGTGAGAAAGCACTGTCCAGACGACTACGACCGATACACGGGCGATCTCGTGGCAGAGTACGGTATGTCAGAAGACGGTGTTACGAAGACACTTCGGTGGAAGGATCGCAAAGCGACAGTTGTTTGTCCTTCGCCCGGTTCATCGTATCGAACGGACTACACAACTCCAGATGTGGAACTGAGAGAGTTCGGGACGAAAAGCATCGCCGCAGATAAGACTGAAACGGTCGATGGAAACACGCTCAAAAGGCTTCAGGATCTCGGGTATGCGTAG
- a CDS encoding sulfatase family protein yields the protein MPVDSTQEQPNVILVSMDSVRYDYYSKHTVGSPTGPDILDFDVTRFSSAYANAPYTPASVPSFLTGELPLEDGHVMHRDSKTLPEYFNDGGYQTILGYNNVQISRFGVTDEFDIVVDHTQPENSSGSAHSLSERIRSLIGDIIEITPNSEDIKKFGDYWLTDLERRFTSPPPSHAPDESVIDELLVRRDEIEEPFFLWIHMMDTHHPYVFDSEDWAVLTDEPLDRQHHRRLFEQAKLDISVGDYRRPLDQRQRNLMRHTYEASILRANRNVSRLLSEFATPNSVCAITSDHGEELWERGFFGHAAAPSKPRRMTLTEEMIHVPLLLASPSAVAHEVSTPVSLVDLLPTLLDAAGIEVPSALRGRSLLPVVEGGKLSSQPVFAHATSPGDPKTYYEHPDARTLGAVLDGHVKYRWSDDGQELLHDLEEDPSESVDIAGAHGEKTNELANLLRDSLKPYKKSTTTDGIDEKIENQLRDLGYLE from the coding sequence ATGCCCGTCGATAGTACACAAGAGCAACCGAACGTAATTCTGGTTTCGATGGATTCGGTTCGGTATGACTACTATTCTAAGCACACCGTCGGCTCTCCAACTGGTCCAGACATTCTGGACTTCGACGTGACTCGGTTTTCAAGCGCTTACGCGAATGCCCCGTATACTCCAGCCTCGGTCCCATCGTTCTTGACCGGCGAACTGCCGTTAGAGGACGGTCACGTCATGCATCGGGACTCAAAGACGCTTCCAGAGTATTTCAATGACGGAGGGTACCAGACGATTCTGGGTTACAACAACGTCCAGATTTCTCGGTTCGGCGTGACGGACGAATTCGACATCGTCGTAGATCATACCCAGCCAGAGAACAGTAGTGGATCAGCGCATTCTTTAAGCGAACGAATTCGGAGCCTCATCGGTGACATCATCGAGATAACACCGAACAGTGAGGACATCAAGAAGTTCGGCGATTATTGGTTGACGGACCTTGAGCGACGCTTCACATCACCGCCACCTTCGCACGCCCCTGATGAGTCTGTTATCGATGAACTCCTAGTCCGACGGGACGAGATTGAGGAGCCGTTCTTCCTGTGGATACATATGATGGACACTCACCACCCGTATGTGTTCGATAGCGAGGACTGGGCCGTACTCACCGACGAACCTCTTGACAGACAACACCACCGGCGACTGTTCGAGCAAGCGAAACTCGACATTTCCGTGGGGGACTATCGGAGACCCCTAGACCAACGTCAACGGAATCTCATGCGGCACACCTACGAGGCCAGCATCCTCCGGGCCAACCGAAACGTCTCGCGCTTGCTCTCTGAATTTGCCACACCAAATAGCGTTTGTGCTATCACCTCTGACCATGGTGAGGAGCTCTGGGAGCGGGGGTTCTTTGGGCACGCCGCTGCCCCGTCCAAACCACGGCGAATGACCCTCACAGAGGAAATGATTCATGTCCCTCTACTTTTAGCGAGTCCGAGCGCCGTTGCACACGAAGTATCGACGCCAGTTTCACTCGTTGATCTTCTTCCTACTCTCCTTGACGCTGCTGGCATCGAAGTTCCGAGCGCGCTTCGCGGCCGCTCGCTGCTCCCCGTAGTCGAAGGGGGCAAGCTCTCCTCCCAACCAGTATTCGCTCACGCGACATCCCCTGGAGATCCAAAAACGTACTACGAGCACCCTGACGCAAGAACGCTCGGCGCAGTTCTCGATGGTCACGTCAAGTATCGCTGGTCCGACGACGGACAGGAACTGCTCCACGATCTTGAAGAAGATCCCTCAGAATCTGTTGATATCGCTGGGGCCCACGGAGAAAAGACAAATGAGTTGGCAAATCTTCTTCGTGACAGCCTCAAACCCTACAAAAAGTCCACTACGACCGACGGAATTGATGAGAAAATTGAAAATCAATTGCGTGACCTAGGATATCTGGAGTAG
- a CDS encoding glycosyltransferase family protein, translating to MTRIDGGAAEYRSCIANAREKLNGGNLEAALDYTRAGAWAAWQNPGIWDSSAADDLISSVGYELQQQEMSKSENQFGDRQSVVFIASSLADHGGHSESMRLVIDYLVRNTNVTVEAVLLTNADNSESSFPALRSTLDVLDVDLIELSPTSTYVERVREISSYLTASSANQGILFTDPDDVTALCGIAAIGSSFRSILYNHADHVFWIGGNIVDTVIDARTEGAVLTRAYRNLSSAGVISLTSDIQPQTGLPADFPVCESDNFSISVGTEYKFTRDGGRGYAAAVDSILHENPNLQHILITASDGFRLRELVSEDVTDRFHVSGPYPNLAPIYTSANLLVDSIPFGGSMVRLEAALCETPVLAYVNPNYPFAGNNDLLPPDHEFIEYDGTAFGEDAKQLLGQKSVREATVERQLSYCNSLFEYETVGRRWEQLLTDGLQTRVVDGLRSEQQDFDLPTPVNMGSCSFPEYRGAVAEYAAGESLDTTMLEYDIDGYASFLDLRDGTQKRLLRQIVTKSSSVGLFERLKVFRSAYANGELPSKQKKLAYAALAIGGHPAFPIFQFAEDHFG from the coding sequence GTGACAAGAATAGATGGTGGTGCAGCGGAGTACAGGTCATGTATCGCCAATGCACGCGAAAAGTTGAATGGCGGTAATTTGGAGGCTGCACTTGACTACACCAGAGCTGGTGCTTGGGCCGCCTGGCAGAACCCGGGAATCTGGGATAGTAGTGCTGCGGACGACCTTATTTCCTCTGTTGGATACGAACTTCAACAACAAGAAATGTCAAAATCCGAAAACCAGTTTGGAGACAGACAGAGTGTTGTGTTCATTGCGAGTTCGTTGGCTGACCACGGCGGTCACTCCGAATCAATGCGGCTTGTCATTGACTATCTGGTCCGCAACACTAACGTAACCGTAGAAGCAGTACTGTTAACCAATGCTGACAACTCGGAATCTTCGTTTCCAGCACTGCGATCGACCCTTGACGTACTTGACGTTGACCTAATAGAACTCTCCCCAACATCCACGTACGTTGAGCGAGTTCGCGAAATATCCTCCTACCTGACGGCGTCATCCGCCAACCAAGGAATTCTGTTCACTGACCCAGACGACGTTACTGCGCTCTGTGGAATTGCCGCCATTGGTTCATCGTTCCGTTCGATTCTCTATAACCACGCCGATCACGTATTTTGGATTGGTGGCAACATAGTCGATACTGTTATCGACGCCCGAACCGAAGGTGCAGTCCTCACTCGCGCGTATCGAAACCTCTCCTCTGCCGGAGTTATTTCATTAACTTCTGATATTCAACCTCAAACTGGGTTGCCGGCTGACTTTCCAGTTTGTGAATCTGACAATTTTTCCATCTCTGTTGGGACGGAATACAAGTTCACCCGCGATGGCGGTCGAGGATACGCCGCAGCGGTTGACTCTATACTGCACGAGAATCCCAATCTACAGCACATCCTGATCACCGCATCCGATGGATTCCGCTTGAGAGAGTTGGTTTCGGAGGACGTTACTGACAGATTCCATGTATCTGGCCCATATCCGAATCTTGCACCAATTTATACATCGGCGAATCTACTTGTCGACTCGATCCCGTTTGGTGGCAGCATGGTGCGCTTGGAAGCAGCCCTTTGTGAGACTCCCGTTCTTGCCTACGTCAACCCCAACTACCCTTTTGCCGGGAACAACGATCTTCTCCCGCCAGATCACGAGTTCATTGAATATGACGGTACTGCGTTTGGGGAGGACGCGAAGCAACTCCTTGGACAGAAGTCCGTACGCGAAGCCACGGTAGAGCGACAGCTGTCGTACTGTAATTCGCTATTCGAATACGAGACAGTCGGCCGTCGCTGGGAGCAACTTCTCACGGACGGTCTTCAGACCCGGGTCGTAGACGGACTTCGTTCAGAGCAACAAGACTTCGACCTTCCGACGCCAGTCAATATGGGATCTTGTTCCTTCCCCGAGTACCGCGGAGCCGTCGCCGAATACGCTGCTGGAGAATCACTCGACACAACCATGCTCGAATACGATATTGATGGGTACGCTTCCTTTTTGGATTTGCGAGACGGTACCCAGAAACGTCTGCTACGACAAATCGTCACAAAGTCGTCGTCGGTAGGACTCTTCGAACGGCTGAAAGTGTTCCGTTCTGCGTACGCAAACGGCGAGTTACCATCGAAGCAGAAGAAACTTGCCTACGCCGCGCTTGCGATAGGCGGGCATCCAGCATTTCCCATCTTTCAGTTCGCGGAAGACCACTTTGGGTGA
- a CDS encoding DegT/DnrJ/EryC1/StrS family aminotransferase: MDQEIPLYDVNKIIGREVLESIGEVLDSGWLTLGPKTEEFEATFSDHQDSEFGVAVNSCTSALYAALDAVGIGAGDTVVVPGITFVATANVVELLDAQVTLCDVQEDGNMDPSDLEKILETRDDVAAVIPVHLYGQPCDMEEIMDITQEHDIAVIEDCAHAPMAEFKGQRVGSFGDAGCFSFYATKNMTTGEGGMVTTNDPEVDEHVRKIRNHHQTMTPKEKKDTWGYDADGTGFNFRMSEIQAAMGIAQLDRLPEMTESRREVAARYQEEIEKIPGLRWESEDSRKSHAFHLFVVQVEDEYPVSRNDLFDTFDENEVITGVHYPPISRLSQYEDLTRPVPKADTFADRILSLPMYPDMSGDEQKTVLSVLRNPTGR, translated from the coding sequence ATGGATCAAGAAATTCCTCTCTACGACGTAAACAAAATCATCGGTCGGGAAGTGCTGGAATCCATCGGCGAAGTTCTCGACTCAGGATGGTTAACTCTCGGCCCGAAAACGGAAGAGTTCGAAGCAACGTTCTCAGACCACCAAGACTCCGAGTTCGGCGTCGCGGTGAACTCGTGTACGTCAGCGCTCTACGCTGCTCTCGACGCTGTTGGAATCGGAGCGGGAGATACAGTGGTTGTTCCCGGAATCACGTTCGTGGCGACCGCGAACGTAGTCGAATTACTAGACGCCCAAGTCACCCTATGTGACGTTCAGGAGGACGGAAACATGGATCCAAGTGACCTAGAGAAAATTCTCGAGACTCGTGACGATGTCGCCGCCGTAATTCCGGTCCACCTCTACGGTCAGCCGTGTGACATGGAGGAGATCATGGATATCACTCAAGAACACGACATAGCAGTCATTGAAGACTGCGCTCACGCCCCGATGGCCGAGTTCAAGGGACAACGCGTCGGTTCGTTCGGTGATGCAGGCTGTTTCAGTTTCTACGCGACGAAGAACATGACGACGGGGGAAGGTGGAATGGTGACGACGAACGATCCCGAAGTCGACGAACATGTCAGAAAGATCCGGAACCATCACCAGACGATGACTCCAAAGGAGAAGAAGGATACCTGGGGATACGACGCAGATGGCACGGGGTTCAATTTTCGCATGAGCGAGATTCAGGCGGCGATGGGCATCGCCCAATTGGACCGTCTACCTGAGATGACTGAGAGTCGCCGTGAGGTTGCGGCAAGATACCAAGAGGAAATCGAGAAGATTCCAGGACTTCGTTGGGAGTCCGAGGATTCGCGGAAGAGCCATGCATTCCACCTCTTCGTCGTCCAAGTTGAGGATGAATATCCTGTATCGCGAAACGATCTATTCGATACCTTTGACGAGAACGAGGTGATTACCGGTGTCCACTACCCGCCAATTTCTCGGTTAAGTCAGTACGAGGACCTCACCAGACCAGTTCCGAAGGCCGACACGTTTGCCGACCGAATTCTCTCGCTCCCAATGTATCCAGACATGTCAGGAGATGAACAGAAGACCGTCTTGAGCGTCCTCCGAAACCCGACAGGGAGATGA
- a CDS encoding GNAT family N-acetyltransferase, with product MEIEFRPATEDDLELMMAWRSHPDLYENFYIQDKELDWETHIEWWEGRTNRRDWIIVLQENDRWRDVGNVSLSDLDTDCPEVGIYIGEVSSWGKGVATKAVEFALSWLRTQDYSETHARILKHNDASQRVFEKIGFEHAGLARDGEYMYVYTIEETEN from the coding sequence ATGGAAATTGAATTCCGTCCTGCGACTGAAGACGATCTCGAGTTAATGATGGCTTGGCGCTCTCACCCAGATCTGTATGAGAATTTTTATATTCAGGACAAAGAACTTGACTGGGAAACGCACATTGAGTGGTGGGAGGGCCGGACCAATAGACGAGACTGGATCATAGTTCTCCAAGAGAACGACCGATGGCGTGACGTTGGTAACGTCAGCCTCTCCGATCTTGATACTGATTGTCCTGAAGTTGGCATATATATCGGCGAGGTATCTTCGTGGGGAAAGGGAGTGGCGACAAAGGCAGTAGAGTTCGCGTTGTCTTGGCTGCGTACTCAAGACTATTCAGAGACCCACGCTCGAATTCTCAAGCACAATGATGCGTCGCAACGAGTATTTGAAAAAATCGGGTTTGAGCATGCCGGCTTAGCCCGTGATGGAGAATACATGTATGTGTATACTATTGAAGAGACCGAAAACTGA